A window of Thermotoga sp. Mc24 contains these coding sequences:
- a CDS encoding sugar-binding protein: protein MRKGLLLLGMILLLSVFVFSEDMTILLAPKSLNNPYWFAVENGMKDAAEKLGIKAIFDAPVEADAAKQAEKILSYIVKGVDGIGISPNDPEGIKVVVKRALDKGIPVIMFDSDSPDSGRYAYIGTNNYNAGYEAGKLMAQLIEKYRPEKKTIKLAILTGGLAALNLNERIRGFKDALEDYSKKSGKEIVYVADPFPCNDDAAKAIQILRDASRKYTDLDGWFASNASLVAPPNTIISALGGPQRAKELLIVAFDTLEPELELVKAGVIKGLIGQRPYDMGYFSTVLLYFMAKDGVEKTLGNLEKIVAEYGKPDYKIIKERDYIIDTGVDVVTSENIDEYYEYAKKIYTKR, encoded by the coding sequence ATGAGGAAAGGTTTGCTGTTGCTTGGTATGATTTTGCTGCTGTCGGTGTTTGTTTTCTCAGAAGACATGACAATACTTCTGGCACCGAAATCACTCAACAATCCGTACTGGTTTGCGGTGGAGAACGGGATGAAAGATGCGGCAGAGAAACTGGGAATCAAAGCGATATTCGACGCACCAGTTGAGGCAGATGCAGCGAAGCAGGCAGAGAAGATACTGAGCTACATAGTGAAAGGTGTAGACGGGATAGGCATTTCACCGAACGATCCTGAAGGGATAAAGGTAGTTGTCAAGAGGGCACTTGACAAGGGGATACCAGTAATCATGTTTGACTCTGACTCACCGGACAGTGGAAGGTATGCTTACATAGGAACCAACAACTACAACGCAGGATACGAAGCAGGAAAATTGATGGCGCAGCTTATAGAAAAATACAGACCTGAGAAGAAGACAATCAAACTTGCGATACTCACAGGTGGTCTTGCTGCGTTGAATTTGAACGAAAGGATCAGAGGCTTCAAAGATGCTCTTGAGGACTACTCCAAGAAGAGCGGAAAAGAGATAGTCTACGTTGCTGATCCGTTCCCGTGTAATGACGATGCAGCGAAAGCGATTCAGATACTGAGGGATGCTTCTAGAAAGTACACGGATCTTGACGGGTGGTTCGCTTCAAACGCTTCTCTTGTTGCACCTCCGAACACCATTATTTCGGCTCTCGGTGGACCGCAGAGAGCGAAGGAACTTCTGATAGTTGCTTTTGATACTTTGGAACCAGAGCTTGAGCTTGTCAAAGCTGGTGTTATAAAAGGTCTCATAGGGCAAAGACCGTACGACATGGGTTATTTCTCCACGGTATTGCTCTATTTCATGGCAAAAGATGGTGTTGAAAAAACCCTTGGAAATCTTGAAAAAATAGTGGCAGAATACGGGAAACCTGATTACAAGATAATAAAAGAAAGGGACTACATCATCGACACAGGTGTTGATGTTGTCACGAGTGAAAATATTGATGAGTACTATGAATACGCAAAGAAAATCTATACAAAGCGATAA